Within the Eucalyptus grandis isolate ANBG69807.140 chromosome 1, ASM1654582v1, whole genome shotgun sequence genome, the region ctctccctgcatATATAAGAAGAACCCTAGATCCCAACTTCAATAGAACCCTTCCTTTTGatcattttagaaaattctATTCGGATAGACAATCATGGGAGAGTTCAGCTGCAGCACCATGATCACGTCCTCCATCCCTGAGGCCAAGGCATTCGAGGCCATTGTCAATGCCAACAACCTCATCTCTGGGGTCCTCATGCCAATCCTCAAGAGCGTTGAGTTCGTCGAGGAGTTCACTTCCATCGAAGGTTAGTAACACAAATTGGTTACCGTTAACATCGCAATGTCTTTAGTCAATAGGATTGCAACACGGTGGTGGCACAGTAAACTGGCGACTCCTGAGAATGTGAGGTCACTGTTTGTTCCTTTTATAAAGGCAACCGAGACAGGACAATGAAGCACAAGGTCGAGGCCCTGGACAATGACAACTTCACCTACTGCTATTCAATCACTGAGGGCGACGCGCTGGGAACCACCTTCGAGATGATCACCTACTAGGTGAAGATCACCATGTCGCCCAAGGGAGGCTCGGTGTGCAAGAACACGATCAAGTACTTTGCCAAGAACGACGCGGACATCACAGAGGAGAAGATCATGCAAGTGAAGGAGAAGGCATCCGCGTTGTCCAAGGCCATCGAGGCTTATCTGGTGGCAAACCCTCATGTCTAGGGTGTCACTGTATGGTTTTATTTCAGGAAGTTGGTAcagtgggtttttttttttttttttttttggtctgatgGTGCAGTGGTTTTGTGTAGTTTTATTATCCGGAAGTTGGTGTAGTGGTTTTGGGgtttttattttactcttatTTGAGCGGTGGTTCTGGATATTGTGAGCAGGGAAGGGCTATATGTCTTCGTGTAATTACCCAGCAAATGAGGCGCTATCGCCAGCCCGGTATGTCACTATGGGCAGTGGGCAAAAGAATCCCATCTCAAGAGCCGTTTAAATTCATGTTTTCCCCGGAATGCGCTAAAATTTTCTGAAAGATGGCTTTACCAGCAGACCatgggaaatataaaaaaatgtgcCCAAATACACGACTTGGAATGCGCTAAAATTTTGCAGCAAGTATTGTAGGTGCACCATGATGACTCCTCGATAACGAGTCCTCAATAGATAAAGAGACTTTTGCAGGTATCGAATCGCATAGTTCCTCAATGTTCTGTCCAAACCAGAAATAACAAACGCCGGTCTCTATAAGCGCCAAAACATACAGGCCTTTGAGATCTTCTTCTCCATTATCAATGCATCTGCTGTCAAGATAGACTGCAGGATGCTCCATGGACAGTGTACAGCTTGCTGAGTTCGTTTGCCACCATCAActtaccaaacaaaaatatatctttgttgacacctcatttatttctttcaaatacatcttaaaaaatttttaattaattaattaattaattaatttaaattgggCTCGATCCAATTTTTTCCCAAGGATCTCAGGTCGGATACATCGCAAAGCGGTCAGTCATAGCTCGACTGGTCTTGAACTCGCCCTATGACCGCCTTCTTCGAGCCGGGTAGGGATTTCCGCAGTCGAAACTCATTTCCATGAACTCCCTTCTCCGAGCTTGCCCTATGACCGCCTTCATTTCCTTCTTATTAGATTCACCCTGGTTTCTATTTTGCTCCTCTAATTTCGAACGCTCAGAATGATTTCCGTCTACATGCATTTAGAGAAAGCCCATGTCAACTCTTAAGCTATGCATGCATATGCATCCAGCTACTGTTACTTCCTTCAACCTCTCGTCCGTGCAAGTGACTGTAGACTTGTGGGGTCTCAGAAAATGTCTTTGTCTACACGGTTTCACCTGCTTACCATGTTCAGAACATATTCTTGCCACACACCACTTCTTCCATATAATCTTTTAAAGATAAATGGACAGATGACTAACTTGTTATTCATGTAAAATCCCTAATACCCGATAACTAAACCAATAAACATCAACATAATCTCCTAGTCACATTCGAAATATTTTTTCCCTGTCACGTCCAGCATCAAAATCCCAACGCTCCAAATTATCGTTTCACTGGCACATATCAAGTAAGCTCACATTAGAAATAAAAGCTTGTGCCTAGTCATTTACTCGATTCTagcccaaaatttttattgcaTCAGCACGATCCACGAACTTAATTAAGTACTTCAAATGCAGCCTCACCTCACTCAGTATAGGTTACCGATGGTTCATTATTTAATGCCCTGATTCATAGATAGGTTAACCAAGTTTGGGAGATATAAAGTACAgctttgaaataaataaataaaataaaataaaataaaataaaataaaataaacctgaGCCACACGGACCGACTAAGTTTCTTATATCAGTTGGCTTAATCTTGACATTAAATAGCTCCCAAGTTTCAACCCTATTTAA harbors:
- the LOC104455308 gene encoding major strawberry allergen Fra a 1-3-like; the encoded protein is MGEFSCSTMITSSIPEAKAFEAIVNANNLISGVLMPILKSVEFVEEFTSIEGNRDRTMKHKVEALDNDNFTYCYSITEGDALGTTFEMITY